TTGAAGAAACATTGTTTGATTTCAAGTTCATTCCTACTCTTTCTAGGGTTACTGAGGAGCATAACTGGTTTGGAGAAAAGGGAAGAGTTAATAATGCTTTAGAAAAATATGTAGAAGATGGAGAGAACAAAGAAGCATATCTATGTGGGAATCCTCCAATGATAGATACAGTAGTTAATGTTTTAAAGAAAATTGGAATACCAGAAGAGTTAATATTCTTCGATAAATTTTAAACTGTGAGTGCTTTTACTCACAGTTTATTGTTTAATAACTACAAAAATCAATAAAACCTCACCTCCTTATTTCAAATATTTGATTTTTATATGTAAAATGTTTATAATATAAATGGTAACATATAGTTACAAGGACTATTCTTAGGAGGTTGTATATGAACAACGAAGAGCAAAATGTTTTACCTATTAATATAGAAGATGAGATGAAAACATCATACTTAGACTATGCAATGAGTGTAATTGTGAGTAGAGCCTTACCTGATGTTCGTGATGGGCTAAAGCCGGTTCATAGAAGAATACTTTATTCTATGAATGATCTTGGTAATACGCCTGATAAACCTCATAAAAAGTCTGCCCGTATTGTCGGTGAAGTACTAGGTAAGTACCATCCACATGGTGATTCAGCTGTTTATAATGCAATGGTAAGACTTGCCCAAGATTTTTCAACTAGATATACCCTAGTAGATGGACATGGAAACTTTGGTTCAATAGATGGTGATGGGGCTGCACATATGCGTTATACAGAGGCTAGAATGTCTAAAATAGCTCTTGAAATGCTTAGAGATCTAGGCAAAGATACTGTAGACTTTAGACCTAACTTCGATGAAACTTTAAACGAGCCAGTAGTACTACCTAGTAGATTTCCAAATCTATTAGTTAATGGTTCTTCAGGAATTGCAGTAGGTATGGCAACATCAATTCCTCCTCATAACTTAGCAGAAGTTATAGATGGAGCAATAATGATGATAGACGATCCAGATGTTCAGATAGATGAGCTTATGAGATGTGTTAAGGGACCAGACTTTCCTACAGGTGCTATAATAATGGGTAAGGATGGGATTAGATCAGCCTATAGAACAGGAAGAGGAAGAGTAGTCGTACGTGCTAAAGCTGATTTTGAACAGAATAGCAAGGGAAGAACTTCTATAATCGTTACAGAGATTCCATACCAAGTTAATAAGGCTAGACTTATAGAAAAAATTGCTGAGCTTGTTAGAGAAAAAGTTATTGAAGGAATTTCTGACCTAAGAGATGAATCAGATAGAAATGGTATGAGAATTGTAATAGAAATTAAAAGAGATGCAAATCCAAATGTTGTCTTAAATAATTTGTATAAGCATACTCAGCTTCAAGATACATTTAGTATAATAATGATAGCAATTGTAAATGGTGAACCAAAGCTCCTAAGTCTAAAGCAAATGTTAAGACATTATCTTGACCATCAGAAAGAAGTAATAGTAAGAAGAACACAATATGATTTAAACAAAGCAGAAGAAAGAGCACATGTATTAGAGGGTTTAAGGATAGCATTAGACAATATAGATGCTGTAATATCACTTATTAGAGGTTCAAGAACTGTAAACGAAGCTAAAGAAGGCTTAATTAACAACTTTGGTTTATCTGAGAAGCAGGCACAAGCAATATTAGATATGCGTCTGCAAAGGCTTACAGGATTAGAAAGAGATAAGATAGAAGAAGAATACGAAGCACTTATAATAGAAATAAATAGATTAAAAGAAATACTTGCCAATGACAGACTTATATATCAAATAATTAAAGATGAGCTTATTGAAATTAAAGAAAGTTATAAAGATGATAGAAGAACAGAAATAAGACCTTCAGCAGAAGAAATAGACATAGAAGATATGATTCAAGAAGAAAATGTAGCTATTACATTAACTCACTTTGGATATATAAAGAGAATGCCTGAAGACACATACAAGGCACAAAAAAGAGGCGGGAAAGGCATAACAGGGCTTACTACTAGAGAAGAAGACTTTGTTGAGCACCTTTTTGTGACATCAACACATGATAACTTATTGTTCTTCACAAATCAAGGTAGAGTATATAGTATAAAGGCTTATGAAATACCAGAGGCTAAAAGGCAAGCAAAGGGTACAGCAATTATAAATCTCCTTCAATTAAATTCTGGAGAAAATATTTCTGCTATAATACCTATCAAGGATTTTGATCCAGATGACTATCTTGTTCTTGTTACACAAAATGGTACTATCAAGAAAACTAAGCTAGATCAATTTGAAAATATGAGGAAAAGTGGATTAATAGCCATTAGTCTTAAGGACGATGATGAGTTAATAAGTGTAAAAAGAACTAGTGGAAATGATGAGATAATGATAGTAACTTCTAGCGGTATGTCCATCAGGTTTAGTGAAAAAGATGTAAGAGATATGGGAAGAACTGCAATGGGAGTTAAAGCTATAACCCTTAATGAAGGTGACAAGATAGTTGGAATGGGGACTGTAGAAGATGGTAAAGACCTCCTTGTCATAAGCGAATTTGGTTATGGAAAAAGAACATCTCTTGAAGAATATAGAGTTCAGTCAAGAGGCGGTAAAGGTATAAAAACTTACCATGTAAAAGAGAAAACAGGAAATATAGTTAATGCTAAAGTAGTTGAAGATGATGATGAAGTTATGATAATAAGTCTCTCAGGTGTAATTATTAGATTAAAAGTATCAGACATTCCAAGGATGGGAAGAACTACACAAGGGGTAACACTAATGAGATTTGGCAAAGATGATAAGGTAGTATCTGTTGCTACAGTAGTAGCAGAGGACGAAGAATAGAGGTTGTTGCTTAACTGAACTAAAAAGAGATTCTTCGATTACGTATAGTATGACAACTTGTAACATATGTCATTCTAAGTACGCAAGTCTGAAGAGTCTCTTTAATTGATTATATTATATATAGTGCAATAGCCCATTTCTTTCTCTAACAAGTTTACAATAGTACTATTTTATTATAATATATTAATATATTTGTAATTAAAAGGAGGGACCTTTTATAATGGAAATCAATAAAGTATTTAATGAAAGTTTAGATTCATGGGTGATTGATATTATTGGGGAACTAGATATATATACGTCACCTAAATTTAAAGAAGTGCTTCTTGAGGCATTAGAAGAGAAAATGGGTAATATAATAATAAATGGACAAAGTCTATCTTACATAGATAGTACAGGACTAGGTGTATTAATAAGCGCTTTAAAAAAGGTAAAAGAAAATAATAAAACCATAACCATAGAAAGAATTAAACCTAATATTAAAAAGCTATTTGATTTGACAAGTTTAGATAAAGTATTTGTTATAAAGGAGTGATTAATTCACATGGTAGATAAAGTAGAGAGTAGCTTTGATTGTATAAAACTAAGCATCCCTAATAAAGCAGAATATGTAAGTGTAGTTAGACTAACTACTTCGGCTATAGCAAGTAGAATGGGTTTTGATATAGAAGAGATTGAAGACATAAAAGTAGCCATAGCAGAAGCTTGCACAAATACACTAGAACATGGTTCTAATAATAAAGAAGAAAACTTCGATATTGATTTTGATATGTATGTGGACAAGCTAATAATAACGGTAAAAGGAATTGGAAAAGACTTTAGTACAGAAAATATAGAAGAATTAAAGGTTGAAGACTTTGGAGAGGGGAATTTAGGAATATTTATAATTAATTCTCTTATGGATGAAGTCAATATAATTAATGATTGGAATAAGGGTACTGGGATAAGGATGATTAAGTATATGAAGGATGATATCAAATGACAGATGACTTAACAAAAATTAATAGCAAGGAACTGTTCAAAAAATATAGTGAAAATAGAGCTTCCCATATTAGAGAAGAGCTTATAAAAAGACATCTTTATATTGCAGAGATTTTATCCAAAAAATATGTAAACAGAGGAATAGATTATGAGGATATTTACCAAGTAGCATGTATAGGTCTTATTTATGCTGTAGATAGATACGATATTTCAAAGGGGTATGAATTCTCTAGCTTTGCTACGCCTACAATTATAGGAGAGATAAAGAAACACTTCCGTGATAAAGG
The Proteiniborus sp. DW1 DNA segment above includes these coding regions:
- the gyrA gene encoding DNA gyrase subunit A, which translates into the protein MNNEEQNVLPINIEDEMKTSYLDYAMSVIVSRALPDVRDGLKPVHRRILYSMNDLGNTPDKPHKKSARIVGEVLGKYHPHGDSAVYNAMVRLAQDFSTRYTLVDGHGNFGSIDGDGAAHMRYTEARMSKIALEMLRDLGKDTVDFRPNFDETLNEPVVLPSRFPNLLVNGSSGIAVGMATSIPPHNLAEVIDGAIMMIDDPDVQIDELMRCVKGPDFPTGAIIMGKDGIRSAYRTGRGRVVVRAKADFEQNSKGRTSIIVTEIPYQVNKARLIEKIAELVREKVIEGISDLRDESDRNGMRIVIEIKRDANPNVVLNNLYKHTQLQDTFSIIMIAIVNGEPKLLSLKQMLRHYLDHQKEVIVRRTQYDLNKAEERAHVLEGLRIALDNIDAVISLIRGSRTVNEAKEGLINNFGLSEKQAQAILDMRLQRLTGLERDKIEEEYEALIIEINRLKEILANDRLIYQIIKDELIEIKESYKDDRRTEIRPSAEEIDIEDMIQEENVAITLTHFGYIKRMPEDTYKAQKRGGKGITGLTTREEDFVEHLFVTSTHDNLLFFTNQGRVYSIKAYEIPEAKRQAKGTAIINLLQLNSGENISAIIPIKDFDPDDYLVLVTQNGTIKKTKLDQFENMRKSGLIAISLKDDDELISVKRTSGNDEIMIVTSSGMSIRFSEKDVRDMGRTAMGVKAITLNEGDKIVGMGTVEDGKDLLVISEFGYGKRTSLEEYRVQSRGGKGIKTYHVKEKTGNIVNAKVVEDDDEVMIISLSGVIIRLKVSDIPRMGRTTQGVTLMRFGKDDKVVSVATVVAEDEE
- a CDS encoding ATP-binding protein: MVDKVESSFDCIKLSIPNKAEYVSVVRLTTSAIASRMGFDIEEIEDIKVAIAEACTNTLEHGSNNKEENFDIDFDMYVDKLIITVKGIGKDFSTENIEELKVEDFGEGNLGIFIINSLMDEVNIINDWNKGTGIRMIKYMKDDIK
- a CDS encoding STAS domain-containing protein — protein: MEINKVFNESLDSWVIDIIGELDIYTSPKFKEVLLEALEEKMGNIIINGQSLSYIDSTGLGVLISALKKVKENNKTITIERIKPNIKKLFDLTSLDKVFVIKE